A single region of the bacterium genome encodes:
- a CDS encoding NHL repeat-containing protein — MTKRTKKNRSKDNKGRNPSVIIPLLGGLDRNVLVRSVIVVAGLICLVEVLNLYHGDVTKDYKVRSTLSISGATDSCGHFNAWGVASIGRDRILVVDQGGNRLLLFDRQGDCVKSWGKAGSGPGEFHEPSGATSDGKGHVFVMDTWNTAIKGYDENGKQVLDLNLANKNLYGPRGIGFDGRDFVLADTGSHRIALISPDGSVAATWGRRGTGEGEYQGPQDVAADGKGHYFVADTENHRVQCLDQDGRVTKVLKFKKGVASVAVDAKGRLFVSTSNSEGYSCIKAYTIQGDYLGDLRDEKGGLVPGDRGLTVTPEDTLVCAGGDHVYFYQLPDSVR, encoded by the coding sequence ATGACCAAACGCACGAAGAAGAACAGATCCAAGGACAACAAAGGACGGAACCCCTCCGTGATCATCCCTCTGCTTGGGGGACTGGATCGCAACGTTTTGGTCCGCTCCGTTATCGTCGTTGCGGGCCTGATCTGCCTGGTGGAGGTCCTGAATCTTTATCATGGGGACGTGACGAAGGATTATAAGGTCCGATCGACGCTCAGCATCTCCGGGGCGACCGATTCATGCGGACATTTCAATGCATGGGGTGTGGCGTCTATTGGACGGGATAGGATCCTCGTGGTCGATCAAGGCGGGAACCGCTTGCTGCTTTTCGACCGCCAAGGCGATTGTGTCAAGTCCTGGGGCAAGGCGGGCAGCGGCCCGGGGGAATTCCACGAACCTTCGGGCGCGACTTCGGATGGCAAGGGTCACGTTTTCGTCATGGATACCTGGAACACCGCCATCAAGGGGTACGACGAGAATGGAAAGCAGGTCTTGGACCTGAACTTGGCCAACAAGAACCTCTATGGACCCCGGGGCATCGGCTTCGATGGGCGGGATTTCGTGCTGGCGGATACGGGAAGCCATCGGATCGCCCTGATCTCGCCCGACGGCTCGGTCGCCGCCACTTGGGGCCGCCGGGGTACGGGAGAGGGTGAATACCAAGGTCCCCAAGATGTGGCAGCCGATGGAAAGGGACATTATTTCGTGGCCGATACGGAGAACCACCGGGTCCAATGCCTGGACCAGGACGGGCGGGTCACCAAGGTCCTCAAGTTCAAGAAAGGGGTGGCCTCCGTGGCTGTTGACGCGAAAGGACGCCTTTTTGTTTCGACCAGCAACAGCGAGGGTTATAGCTGCATCAAGGCTTATACCATCCAGGGGGATTACCTCGGCGACCTGAGGGACGAAAAGGGCGGCCTGGTCCCCGGCGACCGGGGCCTGACCGTGACCCCTGAGGATACGCTGGTCTGTGCCGGCGGGGACCACGTCTATTTCTACCAACTGCCCGATAGCGTCCGCTGA
- a CDS encoding glycosyltransferase family 2 protein: MSSTRRPRQSWSIVLFCYNEEATVQEVARSSWRVLSRIAGAQKELLIVDDGSTDGSARIIRRFVRATPGTRALFHPVNQGIGRTLRDGYLNARYENVCAVPADGQFDVEELLPFARVDQDTFVSFFRKNQVGYSPYRRLLSRTNRAMNRLVLGMELKDVNWVKVYKRSKLSKLDLRLQSSLIESEICAKLLADGARALQVPSIYHRRVGGKAKGASPRSVYRAAVETIKLAWVFWTYRLKPGR; this comes from the coding sequence ATGTCCTCCACCCGCCGCCCCCGACAAAGTTGGTCCATCGTCCTTTTTTGTTATAACGAGGAGGCCACGGTCCAAGAGGTCGCTCGATCGTCCTGGAGGGTCCTTTCCCGTATCGCGGGCGCCCAAAAGGAGCTCTTGATCGTGGATGACGGGAGTACGGATGGTTCGGCGCGGATCATCCGGCGCTTCGTTCGGGCGACCCCAGGGACCCGCGCGTTATTTCATCCCGTCAACCAGGGCATCGGACGCACCCTCCGGGACGGATATTTAAACGCCCGTTATGAGAATGTCTGTGCGGTCCCCGCTGATGGGCAGTTCGACGTGGAGGAATTGCTTCCCTTCGCACGGGTCGACCAGGACACTTTCGTCTCCTTTTTCCGGAAAAATCAGGTCGGTTACAGCCCCTACCGTCGTTTACTATCGCGGACCAACCGGGCCATGAATCGTCTGGTCCTGGGGATGGAACTAAAGGACGTGAATTGGGTAAAGGTGTACAAACGCAGTAAGTTATCGAAGCTGGACCTGCGCCTGCAAAGTTCCCTGATCGAGAGCGAGATCTGCGCGAAACTGTTGGCGGACGGTGCCCGGGCCCTGCAAGTTCCCTCGATCTACCACCGACGCGTCGGGGGAAAGGCCAAGGGAGCGAGCCCGAGATCCGTCTACCGGGCCGCCGTAGAGACGATCAAATTAGCCTGGGTTTTCTGGACTTACCGGCTCAAACCCGGACGCTAG
- a CDS encoding glycosyltransferase family 39 protein: MPTKDLLKSHALWPHWVALLAFISIISAARLHTFDEPIERDLAVYAVTAHGLLHGRVLYSDLWDHKPPAIHLTYALAELVTGYGQQEFFFLGLLGTILTLVGLYRLGSSTLGPQAGFWAAALWTCICSDMSFEANQPNVETFINAALVWTLVYIVPDGRTSRHLALAGSFLALAGFYKPQAFLYIILFPAVIWTVERGGKRLSQALRSFLWLLIPSLVLWAVCFLYFFAVGRFQDFYDAVFVFNKFYSTQRPTLVNLAMGFWPQNLFPDFSRFLGPTVVLIVLAALGSLRRLGNLWLFFLAYLAGTFLFVASSGQFLPHYYQLWLPLLALGGGMAIVVVGGWLKGLTPLPALACLWLIVPHEVGFYSLSSHQWSDRKYHDHFLLAYDLAHSLKGILKPGETFLHFGNETPLYFYAEADPPTGLTYIYPFKIGPLAERLNSRFLADQAAHKPQLVVLDNIVYAEYRPTYFKDYDLWRYYPIDKRYALLVRRGGELEARLRREGRFFDRETVNRAD; the protein is encoded by the coding sequence ATGCCGACGAAAGACCTCTTGAAATCCCATGCCCTCTGGCCGCACTGGGTAGCCCTCTTGGCTTTCATCTCCATCATCTCGGCCGCCCGGCTCCATACCTTCGACGAGCCCATCGAAAGGGATTTGGCGGTCTACGCGGTGACCGCTCACGGGCTGCTCCATGGCCGGGTTCTTTACAGCGATCTCTGGGACCACAAGCCCCCCGCCATCCATTTGACCTATGCCCTGGCGGAACTCGTCACCGGTTACGGTCAGCAGGAATTCTTCTTTCTGGGTCTTTTGGGGACCATCCTGACCCTCGTCGGGCTCTATCGCCTTGGATCTTCCACTCTCGGTCCCCAGGCCGGATTCTGGGCCGCCGCACTTTGGACCTGCATCTGTTCGGACATGTCCTTCGAGGCCAATCAACCAAATGTTGAGACTTTCATCAATGCGGCCTTGGTATGGACACTGGTCTATATCGTTCCCGATGGAAGGACCTCGCGGCACCTCGCCTTGGCCGGATCTTTCCTTGCCCTAGCGGGGTTCTACAAACCCCAAGCCTTCCTTTATATCATCCTTTTTCCGGCCGTCATTTGGACGGTCGAAAGGGGGGGTAAAAGGCTTTCACAAGCCCTAAGGTCCTTCCTTTGGCTCCTGATCCCTTCCTTGGTCCTTTGGGCGGTCTGCTTCCTCTACTTCTTCGCCGTGGGTCGGTTCCAAGATTTCTACGATGCCGTCTTCGTCTTCAACAAGTTCTATTCCACCCAAAGGCCGACCTTGGTGAACTTGGCCATGGGTTTTTGGCCCCAGAACCTCTTCCCCGATTTCAGCCGGTTCCTTGGCCCAACTGTCGTCCTCATTGTCCTGGCCGCGCTGGGAAGTCTGCGGCGTTTGGGAAACCTATGGCTCTTCTTCTTGGCCTATCTGGCCGGCACTTTCCTCTTCGTGGCCAGTTCAGGCCAGTTCCTGCCCCATTATTACCAATTATGGCTGCCCCTGCTGGCCCTGGGTGGGGGTATGGCCATTGTCGTGGTGGGAGGCTGGTTGAAGGGTCTAACACCCCTTCCGGCGCTGGCTTGCCTCTGGCTCATCGTTCCTCACGAGGTCGGTTTCTATTCATTGAGTTCGCACCAATGGTCGGACCGGAAATATCACGATCACTTCCTGCTCGCCTACGACCTGGCCCATTCGTTGAAGGGCATCCTCAAGCCTGGTGAAACTTTCCTCCACTTCGGCAACGAAACGCCCCTTTATTTCTATGCGGAGGCGGATCCCCCCACCGGACTTACCTATATCTATCCTTTCAAGATCGGTCCTTTGGCGGAACGGTTGAATTCAAGGTTCCTGGCGGATCAGGCGGCCCACAAACCCCAACTGGTCGTACTGGACAACATCGTTTACGCCGAATATCGGCCGACCTATTTCAAGGATTACGATCTTTGGAGGTACTACCCCATCGACAAGCGTTACGCCCTATTGGTGCGGCGCGGTGGGGAGCTTGAGGCGCGTTTGAGGCGGGAAGGCCGGTTCTTCGATCGCGAAACCGTCAACAGGGCGGACTGA
- a CDS encoding glycosyltransferase family 39 protein has product MGAIFIGLGLLQTDRFNWLGPSRVLPGPFWPFLLLLGAGLAWRGFRGLSLDEIRGDLSRSLAYPVLFSILTLAGFLRFVRADQAYLAYWNDPANFVGFADYIAEFHRWMIIYPGGATEPLFPDVAGLIWWLFPGLKALFVMRLAANLISLTALWVFYRLGREVTGKRYGGLIMAGLGAVSKPLLLHDLSAQNAQTLILSVSLYLWFQVRVLKKPDLRHFLQWGTVLAFGLYTYNAIRPWYFFLMVATLAWILWTVYRSPGRPSRPVRWKPVPHLEWSDLWLRKGPAWLPEAFLVFFVAFYFLFYLDHVLSLFHDNLPSRIWGGSMGGWVLWQALLGPVFLQAARSFPGLRGRLYAWAAGALVAGILSHPLALHTEAAARIANNSLLPKDAGGWLSIGFYSGTFQRLLNAVRGLFLGMSDRADMNVVGDPVLDFHAAVLVLLGLVWVLSRPGWLKVFFVLTVPVSVVPFLFTNDPHGAKLLGAVMPLLLVASWALTGWLGTYWAKPRRPVLGALILLVFLGFWGWEARATYVRVFDKWWSDVVNDDLRVGTEVDKLLPAARVYLVPAPESPYRFFDAAAQAVLHDGHPTYLFQEHNLIPIRSGEVRPDVGVVLSGFSKKTIERLRRDFPRSEWTPGWQYYQKSRKETPFLYRVRIKASDIPERPGKAFQFLPVHDTDWVRSVYKDRLGMRQGVVFFQDVAPGLNPPPAGAKDWPVSGEGFWTAPADGEYTLSVNCPEWVKIWMDGRVALESMHQGDARPVSHRVFLKAGEHRVRYSTYLMVLPGFAAVTIENHDLGYQKVLGTP; this is encoded by the coding sequence TTGGGCGCGATTTTCATCGGTTTGGGCCTTCTTCAAACCGATCGGTTCAATTGGCTGGGGCCTTCCCGTGTCCTTCCAGGACCCTTTTGGCCCTTCCTGTTGCTGTTGGGAGCGGGTTTGGCTTGGAGGGGTTTCCGCGGCCTTTCGTTGGACGAGATCCGGGGCGACCTGTCTCGTTCCCTTGCCTACCCGGTCCTTTTTTCCATTCTGACCCTGGCGGGCTTCCTGAGATTCGTCCGGGCGGACCAGGCTTACTTGGCCTATTGGAACGACCCGGCGAACTTCGTCGGATTCGCCGACTATATTGCGGAATTCCATCGCTGGATGATCATCTATCCCGGAGGGGCGACCGAACCCCTTTTCCCGGATGTGGCTGGTTTGATCTGGTGGCTCTTTCCAGGGTTGAAAGCCCTTTTCGTCATGAGGTTGGCGGCGAACTTGATCAGTTTGACCGCATTGTGGGTCTTTTACCGGTTGGGCCGGGAGGTCACTGGAAAACGTTATGGCGGGTTGATCATGGCCGGTCTCGGGGCCGTCAGTAAACCCCTTTTGTTGCACGACTTGAGCGCCCAGAACGCCCAGACCCTGATCCTGAGCGTGAGCCTTTATCTTTGGTTCCAGGTCCGGGTCTTGAAGAAACCCGACCTGCGCCATTTCCTACAATGGGGAACGGTCCTGGCTTTCGGGCTCTACACCTACAACGCCATTCGTCCTTGGTACTTCTTCCTGATGGTGGCGACCCTCGCCTGGATCCTTTGGACCGTGTACAGGTCCCCGGGCCGTCCGTCACGTCCTGTTCGCTGGAAACCCGTTCCGCACCTGGAGTGGTCCGACCTTTGGTTACGCAAGGGCCCGGCTTGGCTCCCGGAGGCCTTCCTGGTCTTTTTTGTCGCCTTCTACTTTCTTTTCTATTTGGACCACGTCCTGTCCCTTTTTCATGACAACCTTCCCTCCCGTATCTGGGGTGGGAGCATGGGCGGGTGGGTGTTGTGGCAGGCTCTCCTGGGGCCGGTCTTTCTTCAGGCCGCGCGATCCTTTCCCGGACTCCGGGGTCGGCTTTACGCCTGGGCGGCAGGCGCCCTGGTCGCGGGGATCCTAAGTCATCCATTGGCATTGCATACCGAGGCGGCGGCCCGTATCGCGAACAATTCCTTATTGCCCAAGGATGCCGGGGGTTGGCTTTCCATCGGCTTTTATTCCGGAACTTTTCAACGCCTCCTGAACGCTGTCCGAGGACTGTTCCTGGGGATGTCGGACCGGGCGGACATGAACGTGGTCGGGGATCCGGTGCTGGATTTCCACGCGGCGGTCCTCGTCCTTTTGGGCCTGGTCTGGGTCCTTTCGCGCCCCGGCTGGTTGAAAGTCTTTTTCGTCCTGACGGTTCCTGTCAGTGTCGTCCCGTTCCTTTTCACGAATGATCCCCACGGTGCGAAGCTTTTAGGGGCGGTGATGCCGTTGCTTTTAGTGGCGAGTTGGGCGTTGACCGGATGGTTGGGAACCTATTGGGCGAAACCCCGCAGGCCCGTGCTGGGCGCCTTGATCCTCCTGGTCTTCCTAGGTTTTTGGGGTTGGGAGGCCCGCGCCACCTATGTGCGCGTCTTCGATAAATGGTGGTCCGATGTCGTCAACGACGACCTGCGCGTCGGGACGGAGGTCGACAAGCTCCTTCCTGCGGCGCGGGTCTATCTTGTGCCGGCCCCGGAAAGCCCCTACCGGTTCTTCGACGCGGCGGCCCAAGCCGTCCTGCATGACGGCCATCCGACCTATCTTTTCCAGGAACACAACCTCATTCCCATCCGGTCCGGCGAGGTCCGCCCGGACGTGGGGGTCGTCCTCTCCGGGTTCTCCAAAAAGACCATCGAAAGATTGAGGCGGGATTTTCCCCGTTCCGAATGGACGCCTGGTTGGCAGTATTACCAGAAGTCACGGAAGGAGACCCCGTTCCTTTACCGGGTCCGGATCAAGGCTTCGGATATACCGGAAAGACCGGGGAAAGCCTTCCAATTCCTGCCGGTCCATGACACGGATTGGGTCCGGAGCGTCTACAAGGACCGGCTGGGAATGCGTCAGGGTGTGGTGTTTTTCCAGGATGTTGCGCCCGGGCTCAATCCGCCCCCGGCGGGGGCGAAGGATTGGCCTGTTTCCGGCGAAGGGTTCTGGACCGCTCCGGCGGACGGCGAATACACCCTCTCGGTCAATTGTCCTGAATGGGTCAAGATCTGGATGGATGGGCGGGTGGCCCTCGAATCCATGCATCAAGGGGATGCCCGGCCTGTTTCCCATCGTGTCTTCCTGAAGGCCGGGGAACACCGGGTGCGTTATTCGACCTATCTCATGGTCCTGCCCGGCTTCGCCGCGGTGACCATTGAGAACCACGACTTGGGCTATCAAAAAGTCCTTGGTACTCCCTGA
- a CDS encoding PA14 domain-containing protein → MAGAPKGKSRSASSSRAPSLETFLLLILGTTLITVSFLQFEAFRWIGVPFSLPANHLNFLIFLGAVLLFLGFRGLPESPNRSDVPRWVVYPLLALFLGLTLFMRLYRGNAAMGRYWDDPAICIIDPCNIMELHMFRLTFAIGHREPLYPYAAAGLWSLFPSMSALLAQRLTSALFDTAAGWFFYRLGREVTGKRLAGLFLAALGAFSKPEIMQNLGGMPGLTLPFIVGLILWTQFRLFRKPDLPHFLQWGFILGAGFYSYIAYRPWMLFLALTTLGWLLWKERARSVRWPLRLLLIVGVGGLFLFLLDRLFVIFLDNPISKIWRANLPVWLLIQVILFGTLGYYHRVTQGKERVLAAWGLGVLLAGFLAYPLAMNEEIGIKIRDLSIIPKDPSHWVGSNFIHTVWERASNSVRDLFYTGDDRSDMNVEGDPFFDLQAAVLALFGLVWAVSRFSWTRIFLLACVGVGMVGRILTIDPTSAKLLGSLPAMLLLAAWGLEEWSTRFLSASGIRRWAGVLLLLGFTGFWLWEGQTTFTRVYDKWWHMFRPDILVSDEITAQLPTKRVYMAEYHGMGFASPATESVIHDGKSVYLLAKQNVIDVLPGEERRNVSVMVAGMDKEWGPLLKKEFPKAQWIPKWEYYQAPSDLPLLYDVVIPASQIPERPGKLFQYHVVPEKKWLRRVYVTYFGLGRGMILYEDSSPTLNPLPPGLGAHSASAEGDWTAPADGDYEFSVRSPNPIQLWVDGKKVLTSVFSEWTNPSNVSKTIHLTRGPHHVRYLSFLRVNAWFEQVNIRNPEAGVNQVLGQ, encoded by the coding sequence TTGGCCGGGGCGCCCAAGGGAAAGAGCCGCTCCGCTTCCTCGTCCCGTGCACCGAGCCTGGAAACATTCCTCCTTTTGATCTTGGGGACGACCCTGATCACGGTTTCCTTCCTGCAGTTCGAGGCCTTCCGCTGGATCGGGGTGCCATTTTCCCTGCCCGCAAATCACTTGAACTTCCTGATCTTCCTCGGGGCAGTTCTCCTTTTCTTGGGTTTCCGGGGGCTTCCTGAATCGCCGAATCGATCCGATGTGCCCCGGTGGGTCGTTTATCCTTTACTTGCCCTCTTCCTCGGCTTGACACTTTTCATGAGGCTCTACCGGGGAAATGCGGCCATGGGCCGTTATTGGGACGATCCGGCGATCTGTATCATCGATCCCTGTAACATCATGGAACTCCATATGTTCCGCCTGACATTCGCCATTGGCCATCGGGAACCGCTTTATCCTTATGCCGCTGCGGGACTTTGGTCCCTTTTTCCATCCATGTCGGCCCTATTGGCCCAACGGCTGACCTCGGCCCTTTTCGATACGGCCGCGGGATGGTTCTTCTATCGATTGGGGAGGGAAGTCACCGGCAAGCGGCTCGCCGGGCTGTTCCTGGCCGCGCTTGGCGCCTTCAGTAAACCCGAGATCATGCAGAACCTGGGGGGAATGCCCGGCTTGACCTTGCCTTTCATCGTAGGGTTGATCCTATGGACCCAGTTCCGGCTTTTCCGCAAGCCCGACCTTCCGCATTTCTTACAGTGGGGCTTCATCCTGGGGGCCGGGTTCTATTCCTATATCGCCTATCGCCCTTGGATGCTTTTTTTGGCGCTCACCACCTTGGGATGGCTCCTTTGGAAGGAAAGGGCCCGTTCCGTGCGTTGGCCTCTCCGCTTGCTGTTGATCGTGGGGGTGGGTGGGCTTTTCCTTTTCCTTCTTGACCGATTGTTCGTCATTTTCTTGGACAACCCCATCTCCAAGATTTGGCGGGCGAATCTTCCTGTCTGGCTCCTGATCCAGGTGATCTTGTTCGGGACCCTGGGTTATTACCATCGCGTTACCCAAGGGAAGGAAAGGGTCCTGGCGGCCTGGGGACTGGGTGTCCTGTTGGCGGGTTTCCTCGCCTATCCCCTGGCCATGAACGAGGAGATCGGGATCAAGATCCGCGACCTGTCCATCATCCCGAAGGACCCATCCCATTGGGTCGGGTCCAATTTCATCCATACCGTTTGGGAACGGGCCTCGAACTCCGTTCGGGACCTCTTTTATACCGGCGACGACCGTTCGGACATGAACGTGGAAGGGGACCCTTTCTTCGACCTGCAAGCGGCGGTCCTCGCCTTGTTCGGGTTGGTCTGGGCGGTTTCCCGGTTCTCTTGGACACGTATATTCCTGTTGGCCTGTGTGGGGGTGGGAATGGTCGGACGCATCCTCACGATCGATCCCACCAGCGCCAAACTGTTGGGTTCCCTACCGGCCATGCTCCTTTTGGCCGCCTGGGGCCTGGAAGAGTGGTCCACCCGTTTCCTTTCCGCATCGGGGATTCGGCGTTGGGCGGGGGTCCTGCTCTTGTTGGGGTTCACGGGCTTCTGGCTCTGGGAAGGGCAGACGACATTCACGCGGGTCTATGACAAATGGTGGCACATGTTCCGTCCCGACATCCTTGTTTCCGATGAGATCACGGCGCAGCTCCCCACCAAAAGGGTTTATATGGCCGAGTACCATGGCATGGGCTTCGCTTCGCCGGCCACTGAAAGCGTCATCCATGACGGTAAGTCGGTCTACCTGCTGGCGAAGCAGAACGTCATCGATGTCCTTCCCGGCGAGGAACGCCGGAATGTGAGCGTGATGGTCGCGGGTATGGACAAGGAATGGGGTCCGCTCCTGAAAAAAGAATTCCCCAAAGCACAATGGATCCCCAAGTGGGAGTACTATCAGGCCCCAAGCGACCTGCCGCTCCTGTATGACGTCGTCATCCCGGCCTCCCAGATCCCGGAAAGACCGGGGAAGCTCTTCCAATACCATGTGGTCCCGGAGAAAAAATGGCTCCGGCGCGTTTACGTCACTTATTTTGGGTTAGGACGCGGCATGATCCTTTATGAGGACAGCAGTCCGACCTTGAACCCGCTGCCGCCCGGGCTGGGGGCCCATTCCGCCTCCGCGGAAGGCGATTGGACGGCGCCCGCCGACGGGGATTATGAGTTCTCCGTTCGGAGCCCCAATCCCATCCAGTTGTGGGTGGATGGCAAAAAGGTCCTGACCTCCGTCTTCTCCGAATGGACCAATCCTTCGAATGTTTCCAAGACCATCCACCTCACCCGGGGCCCCCACCACGTTCGCTACCTTTCGTTCTTGAGGGTCAACGCTTGGTTCGAACAGGTGAATATCCGAAACCCCGAGGCGGGGGTCAACCAGGTGCTCGGACAATGA
- a CDS encoding glycosyltransferase family 39 protein, translating into MANRRSRKAKKHEAPKGRARSAFSLQKFGAILLAWAAILAGLLSLPNYNLLLRPGNAFIHNQIQVFPKDNLFAHLPGVPLIVIGFIALVVLFRQAPLFPESEGDLSPLAARIGFWAFLALGGYLRWESPHQPVGFYWDDHYTITADIRNMLDFHKFFFLFPVGWREPFFPYLSAFLWLFDPRATGLIVVLLADILIDLGALWLFYLIGKEIGGRRMGLVLLAMGSICKTMVMVTKFEYGNDTAVLASAAVVLFFLRLLKKPDLSHFIQWGAALGAGAFAYVPFRPWTPVFLGAAFLWLFHDPKERKVDPYRIVLGPALLAAWAFLFVYKNSFLPEQNGLVRLVAGPGAVLFALLLAFSYAKVAMRERRKGFSKLFGWATGAILTALIMAPFYLHPHYSEHVADISAFSSKFTEPGKGWQKVWENNLFTWKLLFGQVDHVSRLPAIGDSLYEYMVAGCALLGLASFVARPQWVTAFIVSLFFVSTTAGTLSNGPHSFRYVICDLPLLLTGAWGVNRLWNVFRRTRHPQWMKPVLAGVLFLGFVWETIQDHKLTWEWMAQEAQNTIVWTHARSEMPDHRVYIVEHNPGFYAACAMEVLADGSDLFQATDSNSIDLTPDEKGKDLAIFVWGRDTGTQKRIEQEFPGVVWNKKTYYLQGDDDVPYLWWTRVPFDRIPADPKAYFHVRRVPSTTWRRRCYGYYGLGRGLILYEDRVAHWNDDLPDHRFIDWNNSMRVEGNWEAPESGKYHFSLRTGNVMRFFIDGRKVLEMEPDHSGVRACDLELSRGPHSIEVVTAFASEHQVPMVHVTLPGGSQEMPLDQMTANVGH; encoded by the coding sequence ATGGCGAACCGTAGATCCCGGAAAGCAAAAAAACACGAAGCGCCCAAGGGCCGTGCCCGCTCCGCTTTCTCCCTGCAGAAGTTCGGGGCGATCCTCCTGGCCTGGGCGGCCATCCTGGCGGGTCTTTTAAGCCTTCCCAATTACAACCTATTGTTGCGGCCGGGAAATGCTTTCATCCATAACCAGATCCAGGTCTTCCCAAAGGACAATCTTTTCGCCCATTTGCCCGGGGTCCCTTTGATCGTCATCGGCTTCATCGCTTTGGTCGTCCTTTTCCGGCAAGCGCCGTTGTTCCCGGAGTCGGAAGGTGACCTATCCCCGTTGGCAGCCCGGATCGGGTTCTGGGCTTTCCTGGCCTTGGGCGGCTACCTGCGCTGGGAAAGTCCCCATCAACCCGTGGGTTTCTATTGGGATGATCATTACACCATCACCGCGGACATCCGCAATATGCTGGATTTTCACAAGTTCTTCTTCCTCTTTCCGGTGGGTTGGCGGGAGCCTTTCTTTCCCTATTTGAGCGCGTTCCTATGGCTTTTCGACCCCCGGGCCACCGGTCTGATCGTGGTGCTGTTGGCCGACATCCTCATCGACCTGGGGGCGCTTTGGCTCTTCTACTTGATCGGCAAGGAGATCGGCGGACGTCGGATGGGGCTGGTCCTTTTGGCGATGGGTTCCATTTGCAAAACCATGGTGATGGTCACCAAATTCGAATATGGGAACGACACGGCGGTGTTGGCCAGCGCGGCCGTCGTCCTGTTCTTCCTGCGGTTACTGAAGAAACCGGACCTGTCCCATTTCATCCAATGGGGCGCCGCCTTGGGCGCGGGAGCCTTCGCCTATGTGCCTTTCCGTCCTTGGACCCCCGTTTTCCTGGGTGCGGCCTTTCTTTGGCTCTTCCACGATCCCAAGGAAAGGAAAGTTGATCCTTATCGGATCGTTCTGGGGCCCGCCCTTCTAGCGGCCTGGGCCTTTCTTTTCGTTTACAAAAATTCTTTCCTCCCGGAGCAGAACGGTCTGGTGCGCTTGGTGGCGGGTCCAGGGGCGGTTCTCTTCGCCTTGCTGCTGGCATTCTCCTATGCGAAGGTGGCCATGCGGGAAAGGCGGAAAGGCTTCAGCAAGCTTTTTGGCTGGGCCACCGGGGCGATCTTGACAGCGCTGATCATGGCTCCCTTCTATTTGCATCCCCACTATTCCGAGCACGTAGCCGACATCTCCGCCTTCAGCTCGAAATTCACCGAGCCTGGCAAGGGCTGGCAAAAGGTTTGGGAGAACAATCTTTTCACGTGGAAGCTCCTTTTCGGTCAGGTGGACCACGTTTCGCGTCTTCCGGCCATTGGGGATTCCCTTTATGAATACATGGTCGCGGGTTGTGCCCTGCTCGGGTTAGCCTCTTTCGTCGCTCGACCCCAGTGGGTCACCGCTTTCATTGTTTCCCTTTTTTTCGTCAGCACCACCGCCGGGACCCTATCCAACGGCCCCCATTCCTTCCGCTATGTGATCTGTGACCTGCCACTGCTCCTGACCGGTGCCTGGGGTGTGAACCGCCTCTGGAACGTTTTCAGGAGGACCCGGCATCCTCAATGGATGAAACCGGTCCTGGCGGGGGTCCTTTTCTTGGGATTCGTCTGGGAGACGATCCAGGACCATAAACTTACCTGGGAGTGGATGGCTCAAGAGGCCCAGAACACGATCGTCTGGACCCATGCCCGGAGCGAAATGCCCGACCACCGGGTCTATATCGTCGAGCACAATCCTGGGTTCTACGCTGCCTGTGCCATGGAGGTGTTGGCCGACGGCTCCGACCTTTTTCAGGCGACCGATTCGAACAGCATCGATCTGACCCCCGACGAGAAGGGCAAGGACTTGGCCATCTTTGTGTGGGGGAGGGACACGGGAACCCAAAAGCGGATCGAGCAGGAGTTCCCGGGAGTGGTCTGGAACAAAAAGACCTATTACCTCCAAGGGGATGACGACGTCCCCTATCTTTGGTGGACCCGGGTCCCATTCGACCGGATCCCGGCGGATCCCAAGGCTTACTTCCACGTCCGGCGGGTGCCCTCAACAACCTGGCGGCGCCGTTGCTACGGTTATTATGGCCTGGGCCGGGGCCTCATCCTTTACGAGGACCGGGTGGCCCATTGGAATGACGATCTCCCGGACCATCGATTCATCGATTGGAACAATTCGATGCGAGTGGAGGGGAATTGGGAAGCGCCGGAGTCGGGGAAATACCACTTCAGCCTGCGCACCGGGAATGTGATGCGTTTTTTCATCGACGGTAGGAAGGTCCTGGAAATGGAGCCTGATCATAGTGGGGTCCGCGCCTGCGACCTGGAGCTTTCCCGAGGCCCCCATTCAATCGAAGTGGTCACCGCTTTCGCTTCCGAGCATCAAGTCCCGATGGTCCACGTGACCTTGCCTGGCGGTTCCCAAGAGATGCCCTTGGATCAAATGACCGCCAACGTGGGTCATTGA